Below is a genomic region from Hippea sp. KM1.
AAGGACATACCTGGTGGCCAAAGCGCTCATCAGCGACAATCAAACGCTTATGCATAACATAATATCGTTTATGGATCATTACGGCGTTAAACCCATAATGGACAATATAACCAAGGACAACATCTCTGCGGGTAAGGCTGTCAGGATGGCGTTTGGGTTTGAAAAACCCTTGAAGGACAACAACAACTATGTTTTGTTCAGCGAGGATATGATAGGCAAATACTATGCAATAAGCTATCTGGGAAGCTGGGATTTTGATAAGGAGAAGTCTTTTCCTGATGGCTATTCTGTGTTTGTGTGTTTTGATTTTAAGGGTGGCATCTTTAGGTGCAACAAGGGCTTTATAGATACAAAAAAGGGGTTTGTTTCAAATAAACTGCCCATAAAGAGGCTTGTTTATGTTGTAAACGGCAATGTTCAGAGTATAAAGGAGATACACGATAAGGGCGTGAATGTGGAGATTTGTCTGACAAAACAGGACAACGGTCGTCTCACCTTTAGGTTTGCTCTTATCTGCGACGATAGGGTGTTTATGAGCAACTTTAACCGCATGTACATATTGGGTGATTACGATAAGGGGCTATTTGAGGAGGTTTACAATAGATTTCCGACGGTTAGGGTTTTTAGGGTTAAATAGGGCTTGTAAAAGTTCTGGCTTTTGTATATAAATTCACAACCACGCACATTCCCTGTAAAAAGGATCCCCTGCAAAGGGGTGAGGGGATGGTGGTAAAATCCTTTAGGAGGTTTGAGGTATGTCTTATGTTACGATGAAGGAGCTTTTAGAGGCCGGCGTCCATTTTGGTCATCAGACCAAGCGCTGGAATCCGAAGATGAAGCCGTTTATCTTCGCCGCAAGGAAGGATATCCACATCATCGACCTTCAAAAGACCATTGTCTATTTCGACAGGGCCTATGAGTTTTTGGAGGATTTGGCTGCTCAAGGCAAGACGGTTCTGTTTGTCTGCACCAAGAAGCAGGGCAAGGAGGAGATCAAAGAGGCGGCCCAATCCTGCGGTATGCCGTATGTTAACGAGAAGTGGCTCGGTGGTCTGCTTACCAACTTTGCCACGATTCAAAAGAGCATAGAGAAGCTGCAGAGATTGGAGGAGATGGAGGAAAGCGGAGAGATAGAGGCATACACCAAAAAGGAGCAGAAGATCTTAAGAAAAAGGAAGGAGAAGCTTCAGAAATACTTAGAGGGTATAAGGCAGATGGCCAACCTGCCCGATGCATTGCTCATCATCGATGTTAAGAGGGAGGAGTTGGCCGTTAAGGAGGCCAACAAGTTAGGTATACCCATTGTTGCTTTGGTGGATACAAACTGCGATCCAGACCCGATTGACTATGTGATTCCCGGAAACGATGATGCTATAAGGTCTATAAAGCTTGTTGCAAGCAGGCTTGCTGAGGCCATCAAGAACGGACAGGCGAGGTATGAGAAGGAGCTTGAACTGAAACAGGAAGAGGAGGCCTTTGAGGAAGGCAGGGAAGAGAAATTACAGGCAGAAGAGGAGGAAGAGGAGTAATGGCTAACATAACAGCTGCGATGGTTAAGGAGTTAAGGGAGAGAACGGGTGCGGGCATGATGGCCTGCAAGAAGGCGCTTCAGGAGACAGACGGCGATATAGAGAAGGCTATAGATAAGCTCAGAGAGATGGGTCTGGCCCAGGCGGCAAAGAAGGCAGGAAGAGAGGCCAATGAGGGTAAGGTTGCAAGCTATATACACGCAGGCGGAAAGATAGGCGTTCTGGTTGAGGTTAACTGCGAGACCGATTTTGTTGCCAATACGGACGATTTCAACAGGTTGTGCAAGGATATAGCCATGCATATAGCCGCTGCTGCCCCTGAGTATGTAAAAAGGGAGGATGTGCCTGAGGATGTTATCAACAAAGAGAAGGAGATCATGAAGGAGCAGCTGAGGCAGGAGGGCAAACCTGAGAATATTTTGGATAAGATCGTTGAGGGTAAGATAGAGAAGTTCTATGAGCAGGTGTGTCTGCTTGAGCAGCCCTTCATCAAGGATGACAGCATGAAGATTAAAGACCTTGTGCAGAATGCTATAGCCAAGATGGGTGAGAATATAGTCGTAAGAAGGTTTGCACGCTTTAAGATAGGTGAGTAAGCAATGGAAAAGCCTGTTTTTAAAAGAATACTGTTGAAGCTAAGCGGGGAGGCCCTTATGGGCTCCCTTTCCTATGGAATCTGCGAGGACACCATAAAGGAGATAGCCAGGCAGATAAAGGAAGTAAAGGAGTTGGGTGTTGATGTGTGCACCGTTATAGGCGGTGGCAATATTTTCAGAGGCGTTAAAGGTGCAGCCATGGGCATGGATAGGGCCAGCGCCGATTATATGGGCATGCTGGCGACCGTTATCAACGGATTGGCGCTTCAGGATGCTTTGGAGAAAATGGGTGTTCAGACCCGTGTTGTAAGTGCCATAGAGATGAGGGAGATTGCAGAGCCTTACATAAGAAGGAGGGCCTTAAGACACCTTGAAAAGGGAAGGGTTATAATATTTGTGGCTGGCACGGGTAACCCCTATTTTACAACGGATACGGCTGCATCTTTAAGGGCTATGGAAATGGGTGCGGATGTCATATTGAAGGCAACCAAGGTGGACGGTGTTTACGATAAAGACCCCATGGTTTATGCCGATGCAAAAAGGATCAAGACCATCACATACATAGAGGTGCTGGATAGAAACCTAAGGGTTATGGATTCAACGGCTATTTCTATGTGCATGGAAAACCAGATGCCCATCATAGTGTTTAGCATCAAACAATACGGTGCCTTAAAGAGGATAGTGTTGGGTGAGAACTTGGGCACCCTGGTCAAATAGGGAGGTGATGTATGGAGGAGAGTTTAGATAAGGTTATAGGTCAGATGAAGGATGAGATGAAAAAGACCATTAGCTCGTATAAAAAGTATCTGACGACGGTTAAGACCGGAAGGGCGCATGTTGCCGTATTTGAGAATATAAAGGTGGAAAGCTATGGGCAGCAGATGCAACTGAAGCAGCTTGCGACTATATCAACGCCGGATGCCACAACCGTCGTTATACAGCCGTGGGATACATCGATTATAAAGGAGATCGAGAAGGCTATTTTGAAGGCCAATTTGGGATTCACGCCGCAGAATGATGGCAAAACGGTAAAGATAAGCATACCACCTATGACCGAAGAGGACAGGAAGAAGGTGGTAAAGCTTCTGAAGCAGGAGAGTGAGAATTACAAGGTTGCCCTAAGGAACGCAAGGAAGAAGGCGTTAAAGACCATAAAGGATATGGAGAAAGATAAGATTATATCGGAGGATGAATCCAAGAGGGCCGAAAAAGAGGTTAAGAAGATACTTGATGAGAACTCCAAGAAGCTCGATGAGTTGATGGGCAGCAAAGAGAAAGAGATACTCAATCTGTGATGGGGGAGAACTTTCCTTACCATGTTGCCATCATTATGGATGGCAACGGCAGGTGGGCAAAACAGCAGGGCAAGAATAGAACATACGGCCACTATATCGGTTCGAATGTGGTGGATAGGATAGTTGAGGCGGCCATAGATGAGGGTGTTAGGTATCTGACGCTGTATACATTTTCCACAGAGAACTGGAAACGACCAAAAAGCGAGATACGGTTTTTGATGGTTCTGCTTAAAAAGCAGCTTGTAAAAAAAAGGGATCTGTTTTTAAAGAAGAATGTAAGGTTTGGTGTTATAGGCGAGATAGACTCCTTTGATGAGCAGATAAGGGAGAATATAGAAGGATTGATAGAAGCAACGCAAAACAACACCGGTTTAAGGGTTAACCTTGCACTGAATTACGGCGGACGATACGAGATAGTAAGGGCTGCAAGACAAATAGCAGAAGAAGTCAAAAGGGGCGATATAGACCCGAATCAGATAGATGAGGGTCTGTTTGCCAGATACCTTTATGCGCACGACATACCCGATGTTGACCTGCTTATCAGGACCGGTGGGGAAAAGAGGGTAAGCAACTTTTTGTTGTGGCAGATCTCCTATGCCGAGTTTGTATTTGTCGATAAGTATTGGCCTGAGTTTACAAGGGATGACTTAAGGGCTGCTATTGAGGAATTCAAAAGGCGCAAAAGAAGATTTGGCGGGCTGTGATAAAGCGGATTGTTTCTGCTTCTATACTCATACCGTTAGTTGTCTATCTGGTATTAAAGGCCGATCTTTTTTATGTTAGATTGAGTCTGTTTGCCGTTGAGGTTTTGGCGTTTTTTGAATGGCTCTCTCTTGATGGTAAATCCTTTGGCCTGAAAAAGGGCGCCTATCTTTTGCTATCTGCCATCTTGAGCCTTGTTTTTTTGTTCTATAGCGGGTTTTTTGTATATGCCCTGTTTTCTGTTTTTGTTATCAGCATGGTTATAAGCTTTGGCTCTCTGAAGGAGGGCGAGGTATTTAACGATTATTTTTACTTCTCGGGCATCCTCTATGTGATGCTGTATTCGTTTGGTGAGAAACTCATGGGATTTGATAACGGCAGATGGCTTCTGCTTTTGCTGTTTGTCTCCATCTGGGCGGGCGATAGCGTTGCATACTTTTGTGGCAGAAGCCTTGGCAGGAATAAGCTTGCACCCACTATAAGCCCTAAAAAGACCGTGGAGGGTGCCCTCTGCGGTGTGGTAGGTGGTATTTTGGCTGGTCTTCTGTTTGGTTTTGCCTTCAGTGTTGACTTGTATGATGCCCTGCTTATATCCGTTGTATCGAATATAACGGGCATTCTTGGCGATTTGGCCGAATCGGTTGTAAAGCGATTTTTCTCAAGGAAGGATTCATCAAACCTGATACCGGGCCACGGTGGTATATTGGATAGGCTTGATAGCTTTGCCTTTGCCGCATTCTTTTCTTATCTGGTGATTCAATGCAAAACCTTGTTGTTTTAGGCTCAACGGGCTCCATAGGCCAGAATACGCTTGATATAATCAGAAACAGTTCAGGGTTTAGGGTTATAGGGCTTAGCTGTAACAGGAATGTTGAGCTTCTAAAAAGGCAGATTGATGAGTTTAGGCCCCTGTATGTTTGTGTCGGTGAGGGTGTTGATCTGGATGGGCTTAAGCTGCTCTATCCGGATATTCGCTTCTTAAGGGGTAAGGAGGGGCTTGTCGAACTTGCGGGTCTAAATGAGGCCGATGTGGTGGTTAATGCGCTTGTGGGTGTATCGGGCCTTCTTCCAAGCTATTCTGCGTTGAAGGCCAGAAAGAAGCTTGCTTTAGCCAATAAGGAGAGCCTGGTTGTTGCAGGGAGGGTATTGAGTAGGTTGGCCTTTGAGAATGGGATGGAGATTGTGCCGATAGATTCAGAGCATTCGGCCATCTATCAATGCTTGGAGGGCAGGGATAAAAAGAGCGTGTCTAAGATTATACTTACAGCAAGCGGCGGCCCGTTCTGGGATAGGGAGGGCTTTGATGGAATCAAGCCTGAGGATGCACTCTCCCATCCTAATTGGGATATGGGCAAGAAGATCACTATCGATTCGGCCACTATGATGAACAAGGGGTTTGAGATAATAGAGGCCAGATGGTTGTTCGATGTGTCGGCCGATAGGATAGATGTTGTTGTGCACAGGCAGAGCATAATCCATTCTGCCGTTGAGTTTATTGACGGCTCCATTATAGCCCAGATAGCAGACCACGATATGAGAATACCCATTGCCTATGCATTGACCAAGCCCAAAAGGCTTAACCTGCCGTTTAGGATGGATTTGGGCAGTGTAGGATCGTTGACATTTGAGAAGCCGGATTTTGAGAGGTTTAAAACGCTTAATTTTGCCTATGAGGCGTTGAAGGATGAGGATAAGAATTTGGGGATGGTGCTCAATGCAGCCGATGAGGTTGCCGTGGATGAGTTTTTGAGGGGCAACATCGCCTTTAAGGATATATTTGAGATTTTGGAGGTTTCGTTGTATAAATTTAGGGATAGATTGCCTGAGGATATATTTGAGATCGATAGGGAGTCGGAGAGGTTGAAGCAAGAGGTTTTAAGGTTGATTAGAAGTGATTTTGGAGGAAGTAAATGAGCTGGCTATGGGGCGTTGTTGGCCTTGTTTTGATGGTCATAATACACGAATTTGGCCACTTTATCGTGGCAAGGCTTTTGGGTGTAGGCGTTGAGAGGTTTTCTGTGGGCTTTGGGCCTATTCTGTTTAGGTTTAAGCCCAAACAGACTGAATATGCCTTCTCCTTGATTTTGCTTGGTGGTTATGTGAAGCTGAAGGGTGAGAGCTTAAGGGATGATGATGCCAATCAGCCCGATTCGTTTGTGGCTCAGCCCTTGTGGAAGAGGGTGTTGATAGTATTTGCCGGTCCGTTTTTTAATATAATTTCGGCTGTGGTTTTTATAGCCCTGGCATACAATATAGGCATAACAACGCTTGCGCCGTCTGTGGGAAAGGTGATGAAGGACTCACCGGCCCAGATAGCAGGCCTCAAAAAAGGTGATGTTATTGTCGCCATAAACGATAAGCCCGTTAAGACATGGAAACAGATGGCAAGGCTCATAAGGATGCATCCTGCTGAAACCATTAAGTTGACTGTAAAAAGGGACGGTAAGCTGATCAGTATTGAGGCAACGCCTAAGGCAGAAAGGGTTAAGGATACCTTTGGTAAGGAGGTTTTGCAGGGGAGGCTGGGTATTGCGCCTTTGGGCGATACGGTTAAGCTAAGATACGGCCCGATTGAGAGTATTCAGAAAGGGGTTGAGGAGACCATATACATGACAAAACTCATAATCGTCGGGCTGGTTAAGTTGATAGAGAGGGTTATACCGACCTCTGAGATTGGTGGCCCCATTATGATAGTGGATTTTGCTGGAAAGGCTGCGTCTGCAGGCCTTGGGGCGTTTCTGTGGTTTATTGCAATAATAAGCATAAACTTAGGCATCTTGAATCTTTTGCCCATACCTGTATTGGATGGTGGGCATTTGATGTTCTATGCCATCGAGGCCATAAGGGGTAAACCGGTCAGCGAGAAGGCGCAGGAGAACTTCCAGAAGATAGGTATAGCGCTGCTGCTGGCCTTGATGTTGTTCGCCTTTGCCAACGATTTTAAAAGATACGGCGTTGTGAAGTTTGTTAAGCACCAGATAGAGCAGAAGAAATGAGCTTGATAAAGAGAAAAAAGACCAAACAGATAGATGTGGGCGGTGTTAAGATAGGCGGTGGTGCGCCTGTTGTTGTTCAATCCATGACCAATACAGACACCCGTGATATAGAGGCCACGCTAAAACAGATAGAAAGGCTCTATATGAGGGGGTGTGAGGTTGTCAGGTGCGCCGTTGTCGATGAGGATGCGGCTGTGGCCTTAAAACAGATAAAACAGAAGAGTCCGATCCCTGTAATTGCCGACATACATTTCAACTATAGATTGGCGCTTATGGCTGTTGAAAGCGGTGTGGATGGTTTGAGGATAAATCCGGGCAATATAGGCTCCTTTGATAAGGTTAAGGAGATCTTGAGGGCTGCTGGAGAATACGGCATCCCCATAAGGGTCGGTGTAAACAGCGGTTCACTGGAGAAGGACCTTTTGGATAAATACAACGGACCTACGGATGATGCTTTGGTTGAAAGCGCCCATAGGTGGGTTAGAAGGATAGAGGATGCAGGCTTTGTCAATATGAAGGTTTCCATAAAATCATCAGATCCCCTATCGACGATTATCTGCAATGAAAAGATATCACAGCTTATAGACTATCCCCTGCATTTGGGCGTGACGGAGGCTGGAAGCTCAAGGGAGGGGATTGTTAAGTCAACCTCGGCTTTAGCTGTTTTACTCAGGCAGGGGATCGGTGATACAATAAGGATATCATTGACTGAACCGCCCGAGAATGAGATAGATGTTTGCTATGAGTTGTTGAATGCACTGCATTTAAGAAAGAAGCGCTCGATAGATTTTGTATCATGTCCCACATGCGGGAGGATCGAGATAGACCTGCTCTCCTTGGTGGATGAGTTAAAAAGGAGGCTATCTGATATAGACAAGCCCATAAAGGTTGCCGTTATGGGGTGTGTGGTTAATGCCCTTGGTGAGGCAAAGGAGGCGGACATAGCCATAGCCGGAGGAAGGCATTTTGGCCTGATTATAAAAGAGGGAAAGATTGTGAAAAAGGTTAAAGAGGATAGGCTTGTTGATGAGTTTGAGGCGTTTGTGAGGGAGTATGCGAAGGATAAATAGGTTTGTTTTGGTTGTCCTTGTCGTTTTTGGTTTCTATCAGTCGGCCTGTGCAGGTTTGAGTCAGAGGGTTGTCTATCACTACACGGCAGGGTATCTGGCGTTTTTTAAAGGCGATTTTAAGAATGCATCAAAACATATGTGGGCTGTATTTCCCCTTGTTAAGTCGAGGGATTTCTTCAACGAGCTTTCCGATGTGCTGATATACCGTGGCGATTATTACAAGGCCGCCAGGGTGTTAAGGAAGGCCATATCCATTTACAAAAACGACAAGGAGTTTTATTACAAGCTCTTCGATGTTTACACCATCTTAAGGGATAAGAAGAAGGCTGAGGAGTTGATGGCGGTCATACAGAAACGGTTTGAGAATCAGCCCAGAACATTAAAGGGTATGGCTTTTATGTATATAAAGAACGGCGAGTATGAAAAGGCCTATCCAAAGCTTAAGGAGTATTTGAAGCTAAAGCCCAACGATCCTGCGGCTTTGTATTATTTGGGTGAGGTTTGTTTGAAACTTAAGAAGATGGAGTGTGCAAGGGATGCCCTAAAGAAGGCCTATGGCCTTGCGCCCAATAATTTGAGGATAGCCTTTTCGCTGGCGAGTATTTATGAGAAGGAACATAACTATAAAGGGGCTGTTGGGATTTACGATAAGCTTCCCAAAACCCACTTCATCTGGTATTTCATGGGAAACGATTATTACCTGATGGGGGATTATAAAAAGTCGTTTGAGGGTTTTGAGAAGGCCTTTGGATTGTCAAAGAGGGTGGACTATTTAGAGAAGTTGATGTTTGTCGGCATCAGAGCCGGCATGTTTGACAGGGTTAGGGGTTATTGCGATGATTTTTCCGATCTGGTTCATGAGTCGGATAGATTGAAGCTGTTTTGCGGGATAGCCTATAGGGATAACTGCACCAGGGCCTTTGGGTATCTTGATAAGATAAATCCGAAGGTGGCGTTTTTTGATGAGGTTGTTTATGTTAAGATAGACTGTCTTGTTAAGCAAAAGGATTGGGATAAACTAAAGACGCTCATCGACTCATACGATAAGCTGGATTATTACCTGTATGCCTCATCTGCCCTGGTTCGACATAAGATGTGCAAAGAGGCTTTGGGGCTTTTGTCTGTTGCACTGGATAGGTTTAAAGATCAATCAAAAAGGGCGAAGCTTTACTTCTATCGGGGTGATATATATTACGATTGCCTAAAGAAGAGGGATAAGGCCATAGAGGATCTGAAGAGCTCTTTGAGACTAAACCCCAAGGATGCGAGGGTTTTGAACTATTTGGGGTATCTCTATATCGATGAGGATATTGATGCGGCCAGGGGGGTTAAACTGGTTGAGAAGGCCTTAGAGATAGATAAAGACAACCCGTATTACCTGGATAGCCTCGGATGGGGGTATTACAAGCTTGGTGAATACAAAAAAGCAGAGGAATTTCTAAAAAGGGCCATTGAGTTGTTTGGTCATGATAGGGAATCCTTGCTGATAAGCCTTAAGCATCTGGCCCGGGTTTACATAAAGCAGAAAGAGAAAGATAAAGCCGTTGAGACGCTCAAGAAAGCCAGGGATATATCGCCTAACGATAAGGAGGTAAACAAGCTATTGGAAGAATTAAGATAGCCGTTTTGGCCTCTGTTTTCTTTCTTTTAGGCGGTGAATGTCTGGGCGGTTTGGTGGCCTTGAAGGATAAAAGCGGCAAGGTGGTGTATACAAACATCACACGAGGCGTGTTCTTCAGAGCGGCGTTCAAAAGCGGCTATTCAAAGTCAAAGGTTTTGCAATTAATAGAGGATGCGGCTAAGCGTTACGGGGTTGACTCGGCCCTGGTTAAGGCCATAGCGAAGATTGAGTCTGATTACAACCCTATGGCCACATCAAGCAAGAGCGCAAAGGGTGTTATGCAGTTGATGGATAAGACAGCTAAGTTTTACGGTGTTGAGGATCCATACGATGTTGAACAGAACATCAAAGGAGGGGTTCTATTCCTTAAGCATTTGATAGAGAAATACCATGATGTCAGGCTTGTGGCAGCGGCCTATAACGCCGGTGAGACCGCGGTTGATAGGTATAAGGGCATACCGCCCTATGCAGAAACAAGGCGTTATGTGGAGAAGTTTTTAAGGGTCTATAAGGGTGGGTATAGGTTGGCTGTAAAACACAGATATACCCATAGAAGCTTTAGAAGGATCGTTTACAAGAACGGCGTTTTTACGAATCTAAAGGCTGGCTTATGGTAAGGCATCTGCCCAATATTCTGTCGATATTCAGGGTGTTTGATTTGATAATAGTGGTGCTTTTTCTTGAAAGGGGCTATCGCATCTGGGCGTTTGTGTTCTTTGTTATAGGTGTTTTAAGCGATGTCTTGGATGGGCATATTGCAAGGAAAAGCAAGGCCATTACGAAGATAGGAAAGATACTGGATCCCTTGGCCGATAAGGTGTTGGTTGTTGGCATATTGATTGCCTTGATAAGAATCATGGACATTCCGTACTGGATGGTGATAGTAATTGTTTTCAGGGAGTTTGCCGTTACCGGTTTAAGGGTTGTTGCTGCAAGCGAGAGCGTGGTTATATCGGCCAATGTGTGGGGCAAGCTTAAAACAACAAGCCAGTTTGTTGCACTGGGTTTGCTTATTCTGGGTTATAGAGAGATAGGCGTGTATATGCTGTTTTTGGCCGTTGTAATGACGCTTATATCCGGATATGTATATTACAGGGAGTATTTTAAGGATAGGGATGTCTTCGCTTAAGAAGTTTTTGTCTATGATAAAGTTTGAGCATACCATATTCGCCCTGCCCTTTGCCTATATAGGCATGGTTATGGGTTTTAAGAGTGGCTTTTCTTTTAAGGTGTTTCTGCTTGTTAGCATAGCCATGGCCTCTGCAAGGAGTGCGGCTATGGCTCTAAACCGCATTATAGACAGAAAATACGATGCTTTGAATGAGAGGACCAAAAATAGGGAGATTCCAGCCGGTAAGATAAAGCTATCGCAGGCCTATATCTTTACGGCCATATCCATTGTTATCTTTGAGGTTTCCACCTATTTCATAAACGATCTGGCCTTTAGGCTATCGCCTATTGCGCTGTTTTTTGTGATAACATACTCATACACGAAGCGCTTTAGCTTGTTGTGTCATCTCTATTTGGGTGCAACGGACGCCATAGCGCCCTTGGGTGGTTATGTTGCAGCAGCAGGGGAGCTAACAGAGCCTATCTGGTTCTTGGCTATATTCGTTATGTTCTGGATTGCCGGTTTCGATGTGCTGTATGCCCTGCAGGATGAGCGTTTCGATAGAGAGCACGGCCTTCATTCCATACCCGTGAGGTTCGGCACAAAAGGGGCCTTGTTTGCAGCGAAGCTCTTTCACGGCATAGGTTTTGTTTTTTTGATCCTTAGCATAGCTGAGTTTGGGTTGTCGTGGATTGCCTATGCAGGCGCAATTGTTGTGCTTGGTTTGCTTGTGGTTGAGCATCTGCTGGTTGACCCGAATGACCCAAAAAAGATAAACATTGCTTTTTTTAATATCAACAGCTATATTAGCTTAGTGTTGCTATTTGCTTTTGTTTTGGGGAGATATTGCTGTGGATAACAAAAGAAGGGACAGGCGCATAAAAAACAGGGTTGTCATATACTATAAAAAACTGAAAGAGGATGAGGTCGAATCTGTTAAGGAGGAGATTTACAACAGGATAGAGCCTGAGGATTCCTTCAGCTTCTTTGCCTCCCTATACAATATGGATTCCAGATTTGGCGACCTGAACAAGGCCTTTGTCTTGATTATGAAGGAGATGGACGCAAAGCTCAATTACATAATAGAGCTTCTAAGGGGTGATAATCCAGCTGATACATTTAAGGGCTTTGAGAGATCCGAAACATGCGATCTATCATCCTATGGCTTGTCGTTTAAATGCGGGGATTGTCTTGAGGGCGATGTGATATATGGAAGGGTGTTTCTGCCTATAGCCTCCCACTATGCCATAAAGCTTTTAGGCAGGATAGTTAGGGTTGGGGGTGATGGCTGTGTGGGTATGGATATTGAACACATTACAGCGGCCGATAGGGAGTTGATTATACACTATATGGTTTATTTTGAAAGAAAACTGGCAAAGAGCAAACTCAATGAACAGTGAATTCTGGATTTTGCAGGCCATATTTGACTTAGGCCTTGTGGGCTATATTCTTTTGAGTCGGTATTATGAGAAGAAGGAGAGGGAGGGGCTTTTAAGGCTGATTGAGAGCCTGAAGAATTTGGTGGAGAAGCAGAAGGAGTTGATAAATATAGCCAACTTGAGGATAACGGACCATCAGGATAGGCTCAATAGTATACTTGATGACATCAGGAAGAAGAATACGCTTTTGACCGAACTGCTCAGCACCATCAAGAACAAGACATACCAGGATGATGTCAAGCTTAGGGTTATAAGCCTAAAGCAAGAGGGTAAGAGTGTGGATGAGATAGCAAAACAGCTGAACATGAGCAAGGGTGAGGTGGAATTGATTATAAAACTCTATGAGGGGGTTGAATAGATGAAAAAGATTGAGGCGATCATTAAACCGTTTAAGCTGGATGCGGTTAAAGAGGGTTTAATGGAGCTTGGTATAAAGGGTTTGACCGTTAGTGAGGTTAAGGGATACGGCAGGCAAAAGGGGCATACCGAGATTTACCGTGGCGCTGAGTATGTGGTCGATTTCTTGCCCAAGGTGAAGATAGAGGTTGTGGTTGAGGATGAGATGGTTGACAGCGTTGTGGAGAAGATCATAGAAACGGCCAAAACGGGCAAGATCGGTGATGGAAAGATATTCATAATACCTATAGAGGACGCCATAAGGATAAGGACATCAGAAAGAGGCAAAGACGCCATTTAACCCTTGATGAGTGCGATTGATAAGCTTATCAGTCAAAGCCTTGATGAGAAGAAGGAGCTATTTGAGCAGCTTAAGCAACTCAACTCTATAAGAAGGAAAGTCAGATATATCGTCAAATCCCATACCGATTGGATCGATGGTAAGCTTGGTAGGGTTTTTGATGCTGTTTTTCCTAAGGATGAAATCTGCGTGGTGGCAGTTGGCGGCTATGGCAGGAGACAGCTAAACCCCCATTCCGATATAGATATAATGGTTGTACCTTCTAATATGACCGATGTGGATGAGGGCGTTAGGGGGGTGTATGATTTCCTTTATGGGGTCGATTATGACTGCAGCGTTGCTGTTAGGAGCATAGATGAGTGTGTTGAGTTTTCAAAAGACGATGATACGATAAAGACATCGCTTGCCGATAGCAGGTTCTTGTGGGGTAATCGTTCGATATATGAGAGATACCAGGATGTTTTAAA
It encodes:
- the frr gene encoding ribosome recycling factor, translated to MEESLDKVIGQMKDEMKKTISSYKKYLTTVKTGRAHVAVFENIKVESYGQQMQLKQLATISTPDATTVVIQPWDTSIIKEIEKAILKANLGFTPQNDGKTVKISIPPMTEEDRKKVVKLLKQESENYKVALRNARKKALKTIKDMEKDKIISEDESKRAEKEVKKILDENSKKLDELMGSKEKEILNL
- the rpsB gene encoding 30S ribosomal protein S2 translates to MSYVTMKELLEAGVHFGHQTKRWNPKMKPFIFAARKDIHIIDLQKTIVYFDRAYEFLEDLAAQGKTVLFVCTKKQGKEEIKEAAQSCGMPYVNEKWLGGLLTNFATIQKSIEKLQRLEEMEESGEIEAYTKKEQKILRKRKEKLQKYLEGIRQMANLPDALLIIDVKREELAVKEANKLGIPIVALVDTNCDPDPIDYVIPGNDDAIRSIKLVASRLAEAIKNGQARYEKELELKQEEEAFEEGREEKLQAEEEEEE
- a CDS encoding phosphatidate cytidylyltransferase, with the translated sequence MIKRIVSASILIPLVVYLVLKADLFYVRLSLFAVEVLAFFEWLSLDGKSFGLKKGAYLLLSAILSLVFLFYSGFFVYALFSVFVISMVISFGSLKEGEVFNDYFYFSGILYVMLYSFGEKLMGFDNGRWLLLLLFVSIWAGDSVAYFCGRSLGRNKLAPTISPKKTVEGALCGVVGGILAGLLFGFAFSVDLYDALLISVVSNITGILGDLAESVVKRFFSRKDSSNLIPGHGGILDRLDSFAFAAFFSYLVIQCKTLLF
- a CDS encoding isoprenyl transferase, which codes for MGENFPYHVAIIMDGNGRWAKQQGKNRTYGHYIGSNVVDRIVEAAIDEGVRYLTLYTFSTENWKRPKSEIRFLMVLLKKQLVKKRDLFLKKNVRFGVIGEIDSFDEQIRENIEGLIEATQNNTGLRVNLALNYGGRYEIVRAARQIAEEVKRGDIDPNQIDEGLFARYLYAHDIPDVDLLIRTGGEKRVSNFLLWQISYAEFVFVDKYWPEFTRDDLRAAIEEFKRRKRRFGGL
- the dxr gene encoding 1-deoxy-D-xylulose-5-phosphate reductoisomerase yields the protein MQNLVVLGSTGSIGQNTLDIIRNSSGFRVIGLSCNRNVELLKRQIDEFRPLYVCVGEGVDLDGLKLLYPDIRFLRGKEGLVELAGLNEADVVVNALVGVSGLLPSYSALKARKKLALANKESLVVAGRVLSRLAFENGMEIVPIDSEHSAIYQCLEGRDKKSVSKIILTASGGPFWDREGFDGIKPEDALSHPNWDMGKKITIDSATMMNKGFEIIEARWLFDVSADRIDVVVHRQSIIHSAVEFIDGSIIAQIADHDMRIPIAYALTKPKRLNLPFRMDLGSVGSLTFEKPDFERFKTLNFAYEALKDEDKNLGMVLNAADEVAVDEFLRGNIAFKDIFEILEVSLYKFRDRLPEDIFEIDRESERLKQEVLRLIRSDFGGSK
- the pyrH gene encoding UMP kinase → MEKPVFKRILLKLSGEALMGSLSYGICEDTIKEIARQIKEVKELGVDVCTVIGGGNIFRGVKGAAMGMDRASADYMGMLATVINGLALQDALEKMGVQTRVVSAIEMREIAEPYIRRRALRHLEKGRVIIFVAGTGNPYFTTDTAASLRAMEMGADVILKATKVDGVYDKDPMVYADAKRIKTITYIEVLDRNLRVMDSTAISMCMENQMPIIVFSIKQYGALKRIVLGENLGTLVK
- the tsf gene encoding translation elongation factor Ts gives rise to the protein MANITAAMVKELRERTGAGMMACKKALQETDGDIEKAIDKLREMGLAQAAKKAGREANEGKVASYIHAGGKIGVLVEVNCETDFVANTDDFNRLCKDIAMHIAAAAPEYVKREDVPEDVINKEKEIMKEQLRQEGKPENILDKIVEGKIEKFYEQVCLLEQPFIKDDSMKIKDLVQNAIAKMGENIVVRRFARFKIGE
- the rseP gene encoding RIP metalloprotease RseP, whose amino-acid sequence is MSWLWGVVGLVLMVIIHEFGHFIVARLLGVGVERFSVGFGPILFRFKPKQTEYAFSLILLGGYVKLKGESLRDDDANQPDSFVAQPLWKRVLIVFAGPFFNIISAVVFIALAYNIGITTLAPSVGKVMKDSPAQIAGLKKGDVIVAINDKPVKTWKQMARLIRMHPAETIKLTVKRDGKLISIEATPKAERVKDTFGKEVLQGRLGIAPLGDTVKLRYGPIESIQKGVEETIYMTKLIIVGLVKLIERVIPTSEIGGPIMIVDFAGKAASAGLGAFLWFIAIISINLGILNLLPIPVLDGGHLMFYAIEAIRGKPVSEKAQENFQKIGIALLLALMLFAFANDFKRYGVVKFVKHQIEQKK